Proteins encoded within one genomic window of Candidatus Giovannonibacteria bacterium:
- a CDS encoding UvrD-helicase domain-containing protein → MAGELNPKQKEAVEATEGPVLVVAGAGAGKTKVIAERINHLIEKGVSPENILAVTFTNKAAGEMRERTAISHKPYGVEHTAYSIPFIGTFHALGLLIIKENLARGFTILDEDDSLKLIRECLLELKVDPKQFDPSRIRGRVSLLKNHLVTAENFAEEGFFAEILGRAWRLYETKKGKQNQLDFDDLLLKPVLLFGREPEILKKYQNRWKYIHIDEYQDTNAAQYALSNLLAGERKNILAVGDVDQAIYSWRGADFKNILNFQKDYPEAKIVFLEENYRSTDVILEAANAVISRNKFRIPKNLWTNRAVEESSQIRLVFAEDEKREAEIVAAEINFLRKKIKLGEIAALYRTNAQSRALEEVFLERNIPYKITGGVRFYERREIKDLISYLRLIRNPKDELSRKRIANVPPRKKKKIDFEKLMENFRKEGEGLGAHGLLKKIIGEIGYRDYIDDGTEKGKERWQNIEELLGLAEKIEDADKFLEHVSLFAVDDKYDPVEDKINLMTMHSAKGLEFEAVFVVGLEEGLFPHALSLEPEDLEEERRLCYVAITRAKTRLYLTSAARRTLFGERAANMPSRFLAEIPEHLLVYVNKPEENEEIIVE, encoded by the coding sequence ATGGCGGGCGAGCTAAATCCGAAGCAAAAAGAGGCGGTGGAGGCCACTGAAGGCCCAGTTTTAGTTGTGGCCGGAGCGGGAGCGGGAAAAACCAAGGTCATAGCCGAGAGAATTAACCATCTCATTGAAAAAGGCGTCAGTCCGGAGAATATTTTGGCGGTGACATTCACGAATAAGGCGGCGGGGGAGATGCGGGAGAGAACCGCCATAAGCCATAAGCCGTACGGCGTAGAGCATACGGCATACAGTATTCCCTTCATCGGCACTTTCCACGCTCTCGGGCTTTTGATAATTAAAGAAAATTTGGCGAGGGGGTTTACTATTTTAGACGAAGACGATTCATTAAAATTAATCAGAGAGTGCCTGTTGGAGCTCAAAGTTGACCCAAAGCAATTTGACCCGTCGCGGATAAGGGGGCGCGTTTCTCTTTTGAAAAATCATCTGGTCACGGCGGAAAATTTCGCCGAAGAGGGCTTTTTTGCGGAGATTCTCGGAAGGGCCTGGCGGCTTTACGAAACAAAGAAAGGCAAGCAAAACCAGCTAGACTTTGACGACCTGCTTTTAAAACCGGTTTTGCTTTTCGGGCGCGAGCCGGAGATTTTAAAAAAATACCAAAACCGCTGGAAATATATCCATATAGACGAATATCAAGACACCAACGCGGCGCAATACGCGCTTTCCAATCTGCTCGCCGGCGAGCGCAAAAATATACTGGCTGTTGGCGACGTTGACCAGGCAATCTACAGCTGGCGCGGGGCGGACTTTAAAAACATTTTAAATTTCCAGAAAGATTATCCGGAGGCGAAAATTGTTTTTTTGGAAGAAAACTACCGCTCAACGGACGTAATTTTGGAGGCGGCGAACGCCGTCATATCCCGCAACAAGTTCAGAATTCCCAAAAATCTCTGGACAAATCGGGCGGTGGAAGAGTCCTCACAAATCCGCCTGGTCTTTGCCGAGGACGAAAAGAGGGAAGCGGAAATCGTGGCCGCGGAAATCAATTTTTTGAGAAAAAAAATCAAGCTTGGGGAAATTGCCGCGCTTTACCGCACCAACGCCCAGTCGCGGGCGTTGGAAGAGGTTTTTTTGGAGCGGAACATACCTTACAAAATCACCGGCGGCGTCAGATTTTACGAAAGGCGTGAAATAAAAGACCTGATATCCTACCTGCGGCTTATTAGAAACCCGAAAGACGAATTAAGCCGCAAAAGAATCGCCAACGTCCCGCCGCGCAAAAAAAAGAAAATAGATTTTGAGAAACTTATGGAAAATTTCCGCAAAGAAGGCGAGGGCTTGGGAGCGCACGGGCTTTTAAAAAAAATAATCGGGGAAATAGGGTATAGGGATTACATTGACGACGGCACCGAAAAGGGAAAAGAGAGATGGCAAAACATAGAAGAGCTTTTGGGGTTAGCAGAAAAAATAGAAGACGCGGACAAATTTTTGGAACACGTTTCCCTCTTCGCGGTAGACGATAAATATGACCCAGTTGAGGACAAAATTAATTTAATGACCATGCATTCGGCCAAAGGGCTGGAATTTGAGGCCGTTTTCGTGGTCGGGCTGGAAGAGGGGCTATTTCCACACGCGCTTTCTTTGGAGCCGGAGGATTTGGAAGAAGAGCGCCGGCTCTGCTACGTGGCGATAACCCGCGCCAAAACCCGCCTCTACCTCACCTCCGCCGCGCGGCGGACGCTTTTCGGAGAAAGGGCGGCCAATATGCCCTCGCGGTTTTTGGCGGAGATACCGGAGCATTTGCTCGTTTACGTAAATAAGCCGGAAGAAAATGAGGAAATTATCGTGGAGTAA
- a CDS encoding peptidoglycan DD-metalloendopeptidase family protein produces MLLWLYGRDGSRKPILHLLRLLTLKLILNKENLGWPFLPFTAAILAWTLLAGAANAGIFSFLEKLLGGGGEEAAFYNSQNIPLLKAPATTNPKAATGGAVINFVGDSSLLPVVGPMGSVADVETYKLDQITTYVVREGDTLSKIADMFNLRVSDIYWANNLKNGDLVKSGDTLVIFPISGFPYTVKKGDTIKAIAAKYKGDVQEIINSNSNFNLSADGFLEEGITIIIPDVEIEVPRYAPVRGSGSLSLPGYFMRPVAGGRNSRATASNPRGLHGFNGVDLAVSCLTPVYASASGTVIVARNYGWNGGYGKYVVIAHPNGTQTVYAHLSQIFVSVGQYVSQGFMIGTVGSTGNSSGCHVHFEIRGAAQIY; encoded by the coding sequence ATGCTACTATGGCTTTACGGTCGCGATGGGAGCAGAAAGCCGATACTCCATTTACTTAGACTTTTAACTCTTAAACTCATCTTAAATAAGGAAAATCTTGGGTGGCCTTTTTTGCCGTTTACGGCGGCTATTTTGGCCTGGACGCTCCTTGCCGGCGCCGCGAACGCCGGAATCTTCTCTTTTTTGGAAAAGCTTTTGGGCGGCGGGGGCGAAGAGGCCGCTTTTTATAATTCGCAAAACATCCCTTTGCTAAAAGCGCCCGCTACCACAAACCCCAAGGCGGCCACGGGAGGCGCGGTCATAAATTTCGTTGGGGACTCTTCTTTGCTCCCGGTCGTGGGGCCGATGGGCAGCGTCGCGGACGTGGAAACTTACAAACTTGACCAGATTACGACGTACGTTGTGCGCGAAGGCGACACGCTTTCCAAAATAGCGGATATGTTCAACTTGAGAGTAAGCGATATTTATTGGGCTAATAACTTAAAAAACGGCGACCTGGTAAAGTCCGGCGATACGCTGGTAATTTTCCCGATAAGCGGTTTTCCCTACACCGTGAAAAAAGGAGATACGATTAAAGCCATCGCCGCCAAATACAAAGGCGATGTGCAGGAAATTATTAATTCTAATTCCAATTTCAATCTATCTGCGGATGGCTTTTTGGAAGAAGGAATAACTATTATTATCCCAGATGTTGAAATTGAGGTGCCGCGATACGCGCCCGTGCGCGGATCCGGCAGTTTGTCGTTGCCGGGGTATTTTATGCGTCCGGTTGCGGGGGGGCGAAACTCGCGCGCAACAGCTTCAAACCCGCGCGGACTTCATGGATTTAACGGAGTGGATTTGGCGGTCAGTTGCTTGACCCCGGTCTACGCGTCGGCAAGCGGCACGGTGATTGTCGCCAGAAATTACGGATGGAACGGAGGGTATGGAAAATATGTTGTGATCGCGCATCCCAATGGCACGCAGACGGTTTACGCGCACTTATCGCAGATTTTTGTTTCCGTCGGCCAATACGTGTCCCAAGGATTTATGATAGGCACAGTCGGCTCTACCGGCAATTCATCCGGCTGCCATGTCCACTTTGAAATCCGCGGCGCCGCGCAGATTTATTAG
- a CDS encoding YifB family Mg chelatase-like AAA ATPase codes for MAVKLHSAEVVGLEGKIIDVEIDLSQGLFSFAIVGLADKAVAESKERISAAIKNLGARNPQKKNQRVVISLAPADLKKEGPAFDLPIALAYLLASGQAKFNPKEKVFLGELALEGSLRPVKGVLALAEEARREGFKEIYLPRGNGREAALIDGLKVFEAGTLEEVLEHLEEKNPIKECPKTKIGLGGAETLLDFADVRGQESAKRGLEIAAAGAHNALMIGPPGTGKTMLARAFSSILPSLSKEEALEVTKIHSIAGALPEKEFIVSSRPFRNPHHTSSYVSLVGGGTYPKPGEITLAHRGVLFLDEFPEFERRVIEVLRQPLEDKVVTISRAKATLNFPAQISMIIAMNPCPCGNLGSNKACICNPAAINRYQRKISGPIVDRIDLWLGVYGIEHKKLEDDPAVGGATRETSAQIRKRVERAREIQKKRFAGTNQPAARLPDGQGRAGLLTNSEMGVREIKKYCQLDDESKSILQQAAARLDLSPRSYHRVIKLARTISDLEGERNIKSPHILEALQYRPKSLV; via the coding sequence ATGGCGGTAAAACTCCACTCGGCGGAAGTTGTCGGGCTTGAGGGAAAAATAATTGACGTTGAAATTGACCTTTCGCAGGGGCTTTTTAGCTTCGCAATTGTCGGGTTAGCGGACAAAGCCGTCGCCGAATCAAAAGAAAGAATTTCCGCCGCAATAAAAAATCTGGGCGCCAGAAACCCGCAAAAGAAAAACCAGCGGGTGGTGATTTCCCTCGCCCCGGCCGACCTTAAAAAAGAAGGGCCGGCTTTTGACCTACCAATCGCGCTTGCTTATCTTCTGGCCTCCGGCCAGGCGAAATTCAATCCGAAAGAAAAAGTTTTTCTGGGCGAGCTCGCTCTGGAGGGCTCGCTCCGCCCAGTAAAAGGAGTACTGGCTTTGGCCGAAGAGGCGCGCCGGGAGGGATTTAAAGAAATCTATCTGCCGCGGGGCAACGGCAGAGAGGCGGCGCTCATAGACGGGCTCAAGGTTTTTGAGGCCGGAACCCTTGAAGAAGTTTTGGAACATCTTGAAGAGAAAAACCCGATAAAAGAATGCCCGAAAACAAAAATCGGCTTGGGCGGGGCGGAAACGCTTTTGGATTTCGCCGACGTCCGCGGGCAGGAGTCAGCAAAGCGCGGATTGGAAATCGCGGCCGCCGGGGCGCACAACGCCCTCATGATCGGCCCTCCCGGCACGGGAAAAACCATGCTCGCGCGGGCATTTTCCTCCATACTGCCGTCGCTTTCCAAAGAGGAAGCGCTTGAGGTGACAAAAATTCATTCCATCGCCGGGGCGTTGCCGGAAAAAGAATTTATTGTAAGCTCGCGCCCGTTTCGCAACCCGCACCACACCTCTTCTTATGTTTCGCTGGTCGGGGGAGGGACATACCCCAAGCCGGGGGAAATTACGCTCGCGCACCGCGGAGTTTTGTTTCTGGACGAATTCCCGGAATTTGAGCGGCGGGTGATTGAGGTTTTGAGACAGCCCCTAGAAGATAAGGTTGTCACAATATCGCGCGCCAAAGCGACGCTGAATTTCCCCGCGCAGATTTCAATGATTATCGCCATGAACCCCTGCCCCTGCGGAAATTTGGGCTCCAATAAGGCCTGCATCTGCAACCCAGCCGCGATAAACCGCTACCAAAGAAAAATTTCCGGCCCGATTGTGGACAGGATTGACCTTTGGCTGGGGGTTTACGGCATTGAGCACAAAAAACTGGAGGACGACCCCGCCGTTGGCGGGGCAACCCGCGAAACTTCCGCGCAAATCAGAAAACGCGTTGAGCGCGCGAGAGAAATTCAGAAAAAAAGATTCGCCGGGACGAACCAGCCTGCCGCCCGCCTGCCGGACGGGCAGGGACGGGCAGGACTGCTTACAAACAGCGAGATGGGAGTGCGCGAGATTAAAAAATACTGCCAACTGGACGACGAGTCAAAATCCATCCTCCAGCAAGCCGCCGCGCGGCTTGACCTCTCCCCGCGTTCCTACCACCGCGTCATCAAACTCGCCCGCACAATTTCCGATTTGGAGGGCGAGCGCAACATAAAAAGCCCCCACATCCTGGAGGCCTTGCAATACCGGCCGAAATCATTGGTTTAG
- a CDS encoding peroxiredoxin has protein sequence MFQIDQKFPHFSLETYDPKKDEVVRVSLKDFEGKWLVLFFYPADFTFVCPTELLDLNRRHDDFTKEKAELVGASTDTVFTHKAWIETEELLKGLKYPLAADHNGKFSRELGIYDENNGMAQRAVFIIDPDGILRAVEIVADAIGRNASEILRKLKALNFVRKNPGHVCPASWDEGAQTLQPSIKKAGKVYKELK, from the coding sequence ATGTTTCAAATAGACCAAAAATTTCCGCACTTTTCTTTGGAGACCTATGACCCGAAAAAAGACGAGGTCGTAAGAGTATCCTTAAAGGACTTTGAGGGCAAGTGGCTGGTTTTATTTTTCTACCCGGCGGACTTTACTTTTGTCTGCCCGACAGAGCTTTTGGATTTAAACAGGCGGCATGATGATTTCACGAAAGAAAAAGCAGAGCTCGTCGGCGCATCAACAGACACGGTTTTCACGCACAAAGCATGGATTGAAACAGAAGAATTATTAAAAGGATTAAAATATCCGCTGGCCGCCGACCACAACGGGAAATTTTCCAGAGAATTGGGAATTTATGACGAAAATAACGGCATGGCCCAGCGCGCGGTTTTTATAATTGACCCGGACGGCATTTTGCGCGCAGTGGAAATCGTGGCGGACGCCATCGGCAGAAACGCTTCCGAAATTTTAAGAAAATTAAAAGCCCTGAATTTCGTCCGCAAAAATCCCGGCCACGTCTGCCCGGCCTCCTGGGACGAAGGCGCGCAAACTTTGCAACCCTCCATCAAAAAGGCCGGGAAGGTGTACAAGGAGTTGAAATAA
- a CDS encoding TraR/DksA C4-type zinc finger protein — translation MALDLDYFRKQLEEEKARLEGELGTIAHRNPDAPEDWTVSQPDMNVMPAAKEEVADVEEELENAASVEYNLESRLRDVNEALERMRSGKYGVCAVGGEPIDEARLRANPAAVTCVEHAK, via the coding sequence ATGGCCTTAGATTTAGATTATTTTAGGAAACAATTGGAAGAGGAAAAGGCGCGGTTGGAGGGGGAATTGGGAACGATCGCGCACAGGAATCCGGACGCGCCGGAGGACTGGACTGTGAGCCAGCCCGATATGAATGTTATGCCGGCCGCCAAAGAAGAGGTCGCGGACGTTGAGGAGGAGTTGGAAAATGCCGCCAGCGTGGAATATAATTTGGAGTCCCGCTTGCGCGACGTAAACGAAGCACTAGAGCGCATGAGAAGCGGCAAATACGGAGTGTGCGCGGTCGGAGGAGAGCCGATTGATGAGGCGCGGCTCCGCGCGAATCCGGCAGCGGTTACTTGCGTAGAGCACGCGAAATAA